One Gimesia sp. DNA segment encodes these proteins:
- a CDS encoding MFS transporter — MNPRFTRTQWLICIIASIGFAFDIYELLMLPLIVRPALQELVGASPGTPQFEYWVGMLFFLPAMVGGVFGLLGGYLTDLLGRRRVLVGSILLYAFSACAAGFVTSIEMLIVLRCTTFIGVCVEFVAAVAWLAELFPDPKRREAVLGFTQAFSSFGGLLVTGANWLALQYGDQFPAIAGGHEAWRYTLISGVIPALPLIIIRPFLPESPEWEKKKNAGTLKRPSIAELFSPRYRRTTIVTTIMFACSYGAAFGALQHTPRIVPSLPQVKEMTAGKPVPVQKKIEQSTAAEVNFYQEIGGLTGRFLFAVCAIWIVSRRGLMRLFQIPGLILIPLVYLFPARDNLELLKWGIFFAGLVTIAQFSFWGNYLPRAYPLHLRGTGESFAANIGGRMIGTSAALVTTTLTPLMPSKSTALAAACVALAVYLIGSIACFWLPEPAAEEED; from the coding sequence ATGAACCCCCGGTTTACCCGTACGCAGTGGTTGATCTGCATTATCGCATCCATCGGCTTTGCATTTGACATCTACGAATTGCTGATGCTTCCCCTGATTGTTCGTCCCGCCTTGCAGGAACTTGTCGGTGCCAGTCCGGGGACCCCGCAGTTTGAATACTGGGTCGGCATGCTCTTCTTTCTGCCGGCAATGGTGGGTGGCGTCTTCGGATTACTGGGGGGCTATCTGACGGACCTGCTGGGCCGCCGCAGGGTGCTGGTGGGAAGCATCCTGCTCTATGCTTTCTCCGCCTGTGCGGCTGGCTTTGTGACTTCAATCGAAATGCTGATCGTCCTCCGCTGTACGACCTTTATCGGCGTTTGTGTGGAATTCGTTGCGGCGGTCGCCTGGCTGGCAGAACTGTTTCCCGATCCGAAACGGCGTGAAGCCGTACTCGGTTTCACCCAGGCGTTTTCTTCATTCGGCGGACTGCTGGTGACCGGTGCCAACTGGCTCGCATTACAATACGGTGATCAATTCCCCGCGATCGCAGGTGGACATGAGGCCTGGCGGTATACTCTGATTTCCGGTGTCATTCCAGCGCTGCCGCTGATTATTATCCGTCCGTTCCTGCCGGAGTCTCCCGAGTGGGAGAAAAAGAAGAATGCCGGGACTTTGAAACGCCCCAGTATCGCGGAGCTTTTTTCACCCCGTTATCGCCGTACAACCATCGTGACGACCATCATGTTCGCCTGCAGTTACGGAGCCGCCTTCGGTGCCCTGCAGCATACGCCGCGCATCGTCCCCTCGCTGCCGCAGGTCAAAGAGATGACTGCGGGGAAGCCGGTGCCCGTCCAGAAGAAGATCGAACAATCCACCGCCGCTGAGGTTAACTTTTACCAGGAGATCGGCGGTCTGACAGGACGCTTCCTGTTCGCCGTGTGTGCCATCTGGATTGTCAGTCGTCGTGGACTGATGCGTCTGTTTCAGATTCCCGGCCTGATTTTGATTCCGCTGGTCTATCTTTTTCCGGCCCGCGACAATCTGGAGCTGCTGAAGTGGGGCATTTTCTTTGCCGGGCTGGTGACGATTGCCCAGTTCAGCTTCTGGGGGAACTATCTGCCCCGCGCCTATCCGCTGCACTTAAGAGGTACCGGGGAAAGCTTCGCGGCCAATATCGGCGGCCGCATGATTGGTACTTCGGCTGCCCTGGTGACGACAACATTGACTCCGCTGATGCCGAGTAAATCGACGGCACTCGCAGCGGCCTGCGTCGCTCTGGCGGTTTACCTGATCGGATCGATCGCCTGTTTCTGGCTACCTGAACCAGCGGCGGAAGAAGAGGACTGA
- a CDS encoding nucleoside deaminase, producing the protein MDEFMQAAIEEAEQGLKEGGVPIGSVIVHEGKIIGRGHNMRQQQGSAILHGEMSALENAGRQPASVYRNSVLYTTLSPCPMCSGAIRLYQIPRVIIGENQTFLGDEELLKASGVELEVLQDQRCIDLMNQFIAAHPDVWNEDIGE; encoded by the coding sequence ATGGATGAATTCATGCAGGCGGCGATTGAGGAAGCGGAACAAGGCTTAAAAGAGGGAGGCGTTCCCATTGGTTCGGTGATCGTGCATGAAGGCAAAATCATTGGCCGGGGGCATAACATGCGTCAGCAGCAGGGAAGTGCCATCCTGCACGGCGAAATGTCAGCTTTGGAAAATGCAGGACGACAGCCGGCGTCTGTCTATCGCAACTCGGTTCTTTACACCACGCTCTCCCCTTGTCCCATGTGCAGCGGTGCCATTCGCCTGTATCAGATTCCCCGCGTGATCATCGGCGAAAATCAGACCTTTCTGGGTGATGAAGAACTGCTGAAAGCAAGCGGCGTTGAACTGGAAGTGCTGCAGGACCAGCGGTGTATTGATCTGATGAACCAGTTTATTGCAGCGCATCCGGATGTGTGGAACGAAGATATCGGCGAGTGA
- a CDS encoding DcaP family trimeric outer membrane transporter, whose translation MHWNTKLACTLLLALTVVPATVGAQSRSLPPEPAARSAYDPFLSVDQPFAPGVMTDEPGRVNISLDEANNLDNSPLPDEPESSQAIVPPLTMGVGSGEVNPELLSDPYITDARQFNVGLDLYAAPSFSDGLIIFGKEAAMKIGGFVKADFIYDFDPIDSTDSFVTTDIPIGAPHRTNARFHARQSRLSFDTRWLTNGRLVRVYVEGDFFSDGDRFRLRHAFGQSGSLLVGQTWTTFTDVAAAPATLDFEGSVSAVNRRQAQVRWTEKVFNDNTTFAVSVEDSNFIIEPPQGITGEPRSPSPDFVTRLRYENDCGQYQVAGLYRVVGFQPTGQDVVTSFAYGFNFTGVRLITERTKVYSQIVFGEGIGSYRALPDAAPTAANKGDLLPMFGWMVGLTHDWNDELSSNFTYAENTLDTSTFQTATDVKQTTYLAANLIWNPIENVKIGVEYLYGTKEDVGGGTGDAHRLQTSFIFDLP comes from the coding sequence ATGCACTGGAATACGAAGCTTGCCTGTACGTTGCTGCTGGCACTGACCGTTGTTCCCGCCACAGTCGGGGCACAAAGTCGGTCTTTGCCACCGGAGCCTGCTGCGCGATCCGCTTACGATCCGTTTCTGTCTGTTGATCAGCCCTTTGCACCGGGAGTAATGACGGATGAGCCCGGCCGGGTGAATATCTCGCTGGATGAGGCGAACAATTTAGACAACAGTCCGCTTCCGGATGAGCCCGAGTCCAGTCAGGCGATTGTGCCTCCGCTGACCATGGGCGTCGGGAGTGGCGAAGTCAACCCGGAGCTCCTCTCGGATCCCTATATCACAGATGCCCGCCAGTTTAACGTCGGTTTGGATCTCTACGCGGCTCCCTCGTTCTCCGACGGATTAATTATCTTTGGAAAAGAAGCCGCGATGAAAATCGGTGGCTTTGTCAAAGCTGATTTCATCTACGATTTCGATCCTATCGATTCGACAGACTCGTTTGTGACGACTGACATTCCCATCGGTGCCCCGCATCGGACGAATGCCCGGTTTCATGCGCGACAGTCCCGCTTGAGTTTTGATACCCGCTGGCTGACAAATGGCCGCCTGGTTCGCGTCTACGTGGAAGGTGACTTCTTCAGTGACGGAGACCGTTTTCGGTTAAGGCATGCTTTCGGTCAGTCTGGTTCACTGCTGGTAGGACAGACCTGGACGACATTCACCGACGTGGCAGCAGCTCCTGCGACACTCGACTTTGAAGGCTCCGTTTCAGCCGTGAACCGCAGACAGGCGCAGGTTCGCTGGACAGAGAAAGTCTTCAATGATAATACAACGTTCGCGGTCTCGGTAGAAGATTCAAATTTTATTATCGAACCTCCTCAGGGAATCACAGGGGAACCTCGCAGTCCCTCCCCTGATTTTGTCACCCGACTGCGTTATGAGAATGACTGTGGTCAATACCAGGTCGCGGGCCTGTATCGTGTCGTCGGCTTCCAGCCGACAGGGCAGGATGTTGTTACCAGCTTCGCCTATGGATTCAACTTCACTGGGGTGCGGCTGATTACTGAACGCACAAAGGTCTATTCACAGATCGTATTCGGTGAGGGGATCGGCAGTTACCGGGCTTTGCCTGATGCCGCGCCGACAGCCGCCAACAAGGGTGATCTGTTACCCATGTTCGGCTGGATGGTCGGTCTGACCCATGACTGGAATGACGAACTCAGCTCCAACTTCACCTATGCCGAAAATACCCTTGATACCTCAACCTTTCAAACGGCCACAGATGTCAAACAGACCACTTACCTGGCGGCAAACCTGATCTGGAATCCGATCGAGAACGTTAAGATCGGTGTTGAGTATCTGTACGGAACCAAGGAAGACGTCGGCGGCGGGACAGGCGATGCACACCGCCTGCAGACCTCGTTCATCTTTGATCTGCCGTGA
- a CDS encoding GDSL-type esterase/lipase family protein, whose amino-acid sequence MLKLIYLLLLATLLLCNETCSAAEVINAGVGGNRSSQLLKRLERDVISKQPTVVVLMVGTNDRLNSGGFIDIKAYRKNVVSLVDQIHAGGAKVVLMTPPTCIPELLFTRHDPTKYADQAPQARMQEVRTVLLDLSRQKQIPVIDFHDYLIDHKIADASKTSVIRNPANSGVKDGVHLTPAGYQLLARLVAEKLNAEQLDVTKVICFGDSLTKGSKQANYPAYLQQLLSDK is encoded by the coding sequence ATGCTGAAACTGATCTACCTGCTGTTGCTGGCAACTCTCCTGCTTTGTAATGAAACCTGTTCTGCTGCAGAGGTCATCAATGCGGGCGTCGGCGGTAATCGCAGTTCACAGCTGCTGAAGCGACTGGAGCGGGATGTAATCTCGAAGCAGCCGACCGTGGTCGTGCTGATGGTGGGCACGAATGACCGGCTTAACTCGGGAGGCTTTATTGACATCAAGGCGTACCGCAAGAATGTGGTATCGCTGGTCGATCAGATTCACGCAGGTGGTGCGAAGGTTGTCCTGATGACGCCCCCCACCTGTATTCCGGAGCTTTTGTTTACCCGTCATGACCCCACAAAGTACGCCGACCAGGCGCCGCAAGCACGCATGCAGGAAGTACGAACGGTCCTGCTGGATCTTTCGCGTCAAAAGCAGATTCCGGTAATCGACTTTCATGACTATCTGATCGACCACAAAATCGCGGACGCTTCTAAAACCAGCGTCATCCGTAATCCAGCGAACAGCGGCGTCAAAGATGGCGTGCATCTGACACCAGCCGGTTATCAGCTGCTGGCCAGACTCGTCGCTGAGAAACTGAATGCAGAGCAGTTGGATGTCACAAAAGTGATCTGTTTCGGTGACAGCCTGACGAAGGGATCCAAACAGGCGAACTACCCGGCTTATCTACAGCAACTCCTTTCAGACAAGTAA
- a CDS encoding DUF1501 domain-containing protein, translating into MLTILGKPTAKNGTFCDGVSRRSFLKIGGMALGGISLPGALRAEADSQTGSNHKAIINIYLPGGPSHIDLWDPKPDAPKEIRGEFAPIKTNVPGVEICELFPRMASMMDKFIPVRTISDADGRHDAYQCMTGRTFGSRQPPGGWPAAGAFVSKLQGPVNTAVPAHVALMYKTGNGTWGEPGTGGFLGVPYAPFNLVGRKARSSPDNMILQGITLERLRDRVKLQKAFDSFRRDADTSGLMESMDVYSQQAMNILTTSKLADALDLSKEDPQILARYGESSEKFQRDGAPPMIENFCMARRLVEAGARFVSLNYSRWDWHGPDGMNFPKSREEFPRLDQGLAALVTDLHERGLDKDVSVVVWGEFGRTPKINKNNSRDHWPRVSCAMLAGGGMNAGQVIGRTNRKGEYAEDRPVKFQEVFATLYQNIGLDLNGTRIFDTAGTPQYLVDQGIEPIRELI; encoded by the coding sequence ATGCTGACAATTCTGGGTAAACCGACCGCGAAAAATGGAACCTTTTGTGACGGCGTCTCGCGCCGCAGCTTTCTGAAAATTGGTGGCATGGCCCTGGGTGGAATTTCTCTACCCGGTGCCCTGCGAGCCGAAGCCGACAGCCAGACCGGCAGTAATCACAAAGCGATCATCAACATCTATCTGCCCGGCGGGCCATCGCACATCGATCTCTGGGATCCCAAGCCGGACGCGCCCAAAGAAATCCGCGGTGAATTTGCTCCCATCAAGACCAACGTGCCCGGCGTGGAAATCTGCGAACTGTTTCCGCGCATGGCCAGCATGATGGATAAGTTCATTCCCGTCCGCACGATCTCTGATGCCGACGGCCGACACGATGCATATCAGTGTATGACGGGGCGAACCTTTGGCAGTCGTCAGCCCCCCGGAGGCTGGCCCGCCGCCGGCGCTTTCGTCTCCAAACTGCAGGGCCCCGTTAATACAGCTGTCCCCGCGCATGTCGCCCTGATGTACAAGACGGGTAATGGTACCTGGGGTGAACCGGGAACCGGTGGGTTTCTGGGCGTACCCTATGCTCCCTTCAATCTGGTGGGCCGTAAGGCACGTAGTTCGCCAGACAATATGATCCTGCAGGGCATCACGCTCGAACGATTACGTGATCGAGTAAAACTGCAGAAAGCCTTCGACTCCTTCCGCCGCGATGCTGACACCAGTGGTCTCATGGAAAGCATGGACGTTTACTCGCAGCAGGCGATGAATATTCTTACGACTTCGAAACTCGCCGATGCCCTGGACCTGTCCAAGGAAGATCCCCAGATCCTTGCCCGCTACGGCGAAAGCAGTGAGAAATTCCAGCGGGACGGTGCTCCCCCCATGATTGAAAACTTCTGCATGGCACGCCGGCTGGTCGAAGCAGGGGCGCGATTCGTATCGCTGAATTACAGTCGCTGGGACTGGCACGGTCCGGACGGGATGAACTTCCCCAAGTCACGTGAAGAATTTCCACGTCTCGACCAGGGGTTAGCAGCCTTGGTGACCGACCTGCACGAACGGGGGCTCGACAAAGACGTTTCGGTCGTGGTCTGGGGCGAATTCGGACGTACGCCCAAGATCAATAAAAACAATAGCCGCGATCACTGGCCCCGGGTCTCCTGTGCCATGCTCGCCGGAGGCGGCATGAACGCCGGCCAGGTCATTGGCCGTACCAACCGCAAAGGGGAATACGCCGAAGATCGCCCTGTAAAATTCCAGGAAGTCTTTGCCACGCTGTACCAGAACATCGGCCTCGATCTCAACGGAACCCGTATCTTCGACACGGCGGGCACACCTCAATACCTGGTCGACCAGGGAATCGAACCGATTCGCGAGCTCATCTGA